The proteins below are encoded in one region of Oncorhynchus nerka isolate Pitt River linkage group LG15, Oner_Uvic_2.0, whole genome shotgun sequence:
- the LOC115143570 gene encoding E3 ubiquitin-protein ligase TRIM39-like, which translates to MVSPSSLLSEEHFQCAICLDVFTDPVSIPCGHNFCKACIKGYWDSTDLCQCPLCNKIFHRRPEPDVNRTLKGVAEHFKGLRVRDREDSAAEPGEVVCDVCTGRKRKARKSCLICLTSYCDTHLEHHQIAPALKRHQLIDPVKNLEDKVCKKHNKLLELFCRTDQTCVCQFCSETDHKAHNSIPLEEECDQRKAQLGKTEAKVNQMIQEHLQKVKEIKHSVDLSKRHTEMDIFGKVQVFTTLVHSIERFQAELIGVVEQKQEAVDRWGEGLIKELEQEITELKRISSELGQLTHTEDHLQLLQSSPSWCLSVKTKNWSEISVQSHLLMGYMKRAVSQLEDKLMSKVKRFHNEMENELRTLCEAKTKKIQQYAMDVTLDPDTAHPELILSVDGKQVRCGDQSQNFLRNPKKFTYTYSVLGKEGFSSGKSYFEVQVKGKTEWDLGVATESINRQGWLPLSPEDGLWTFGLDTDNDYVPNDPKVHYYLKKKPQKVGVFVDYEEGRVSIYDVDATARSHICSFTGYKFTEKLYPYFHCGYPDGKRNVAPLVISPVSHMTGPVLGV; encoded by the coding sequence ATGGTATCGCCCAGCAGTCTCCTGTCTGAAGAGCACTTCCAGTGCGCTATCTGTCTGGATGTGTTTACTGACCCAGTCTCCATCCCGTGTGGACACAACTTCTGCAAGGCCTGTATCAAAGGATACTGGGATAGCACAGATCTGTGCCAGTGTCCCCTGTGTAACAAGATATTCCACAGAAGACCTGAACCAGATGTCAACAGAACACTCAAAGGAGTTGCGGAGCATTTCAAGGgattgagagtgagagacagagaggattccGCTGCAGAGCCCGGAGAAGTGGTCTGTGATGTCTGCACTGGCAGGAAGCGCAAGGCTCGGAAGTCCTGCCTTATTTGTCTGACCTCGTACTGTGACACTCATCTGGAGCATCATCAGATAGCCCCAGCCCTGAAGAGACACCAACTGATCGACCCTGTAAAGAACCTTGAAGACAAGGTATGTAAGAAACACAACAAACTCCTCGAGCTGTTCTGTCGGACTGACCAGACATGTGTGTGTCAGTTCTGCTCAGAGACTGACCACAAGGCTCACAACAGCATACCTCTGGAAGAAGAATGTGACCAAAGGAAGGCTCAGCTTGGGAAGACAGAGGCAAAAGTGAACCAGATGATTCAGGAGCATCTGCAGAAGGTCAAGGAGATCAAACACTCGGTAGATCTCAGCAAGAGACACACTGAGATGGATATATTTGGCAAAGTGCAGGTTTTCACCACTCTAGTTCACTCCATTGAGAGATTTCAGGCTGAGCTCATTGGTGTGGTTGAGCAGAAGCAAGAAGCTGTGGACAGGTGGGGTGAAGGTCTTATTAAAGAACTGGAGCAAGAAATCACTGAGCTGAAGAGGATAAGCTCTGAGCTGGGGCAGCTCACACACACCGAGGACCATCTCCAACTCCTCCAGAGctccccatcctggtgtctctcaGTAAAGACCAAGAACTGGTCTGAGATCAGTGTTCAAAGCCACCTGCTCATGGGGTACATGAAAAGAGCTGTATCTCAGCTGGAGGACAAACTGATGAGTAAGGTAAAGAGATTTCATAATGAGATGGAGAATGAGCTGAGGACGTTGTGTGAAGCTAAGACAAAGAAGATTCAGCAGTATGCAATGGATGTGACTCTGGACCCTGATACAGCACATCCGGAACTAATCCTGTCCGTGGATGGGAAACAAGTGAGGTGTGGGGATCAATCACAGAATTTCTTGAGGAACCCAAAGAAGTTTACTTATACATACAGTGTCCTGGGGAAGGAAGGGTTCTCCTCAGGGAAATCTTACTTTGAGGTACAGGTGAAGGGGAAGACTGAATGGGATTTAGGAGTGGCCACTGAGTCGATCAATAGGCAGGGGTGGTTACCACTGAGCCCTGAGGATGGACTCTGGACTTTTGGCCTGGATACAGATAATGACTACGTGCCTAATGATCCCAAAGTACACTACTACCTGAAAAAGAAGCCCCAGAAGGTGGGGGTGTTTGTGGATTATGAGGAAGGTCGGGTCTCCATTTATGATGTGGATGCCACAGCCAGATCTCACATCTGCTCTTTCACTGGCTACAAATTCACTGAGAAACTCTATCCATACTTCCACTGTGGGTATCCTGATGGTAAAAGAAACGTAGCTCCACTGGTCATCTCTCCTGTCAGTCACATGACTGGCCCAGTGCTTGGGGTGTGA